Proteins from a genomic interval of Caulobacter sp. NIBR1757:
- a CDS encoding CerR family C-terminal domain-containing protein, whose product MSRIEGQAREVSGYAKGEAARLRILEAALAAFGASGFKGATTRQIAEAAGVNLPALKYYFGGKEGLYLACAEEIVERYRARMVAPVLRAQSMLEARHTPDEARAALKTVIRALADQMMETREAEAWAGFVLREMTEPGPAFAILFDQVWEPGINVVGYMIGLAGGLDSRAAQIEALLLISSLSAFGTARPVSLQSLGWDDVGGERFETVMANLERRIDELGR is encoded by the coding sequence ATGTCGAGGATCGAGGGACAGGCGAGGGAGGTTTCGGGTTACGCCAAGGGCGAAGCGGCGCGCCTGCGTATTCTCGAGGCGGCGCTGGCGGCCTTCGGCGCCAGCGGCTTCAAGGGCGCCACCACCCGCCAGATCGCCGAGGCCGCCGGGGTCAACCTGCCGGCCCTGAAATACTATTTCGGCGGCAAGGAAGGCCTCTACCTGGCCTGCGCCGAGGAAATCGTCGAACGCTACCGCGCCCGCATGGTCGCGCCGGTCCTGCGGGCCCAGTCCATGCTGGAGGCCCGCCACACCCCGGACGAGGCCCGCGCCGCCCTCAAGACCGTCATCCGCGCCCTGGCCGACCAGATGATGGAAACCCGCGAGGCCGAAGCCTGGGCCGGCTTCGTGCTGCGCGAGATGACCGAGCCGGGCCCGGCTTTCGCCATCCTCTTCGACCAGGTCTGGGAGCCTGGTATCAACGTCGTCGGCTACATGATCGGGCTGGCCGGAGGCCTCGACTCCAGGGCCGCCCAGATCGAGGCCCTGCTGCTGATCTCCAGCCTGTCGGCCTTCGGCACGGCGCGGCCGGTCTCCCTGCAATCGCTCGGCTGGGACGACGTCGGCGGCGAGCGGTTCGAGACGGTGATGGCCAACCTCGAGCGCCGGATCGACGAACTGGGCCGCTGA
- the rplJ gene encoding 50S ribosomal protein L10, giving the protein MDRAQKQATIDTLKGVFADAGAVVVTHNMGLTVAEMTALRGRLREEGAKFQVVKNTLAIKALVGSESEAGSSLFTGPSAVAYAADPVSAAKVITQFAKENDKLVVIGGMMGATVLDETGVKALAALPSLDQLRGKIIGLIQAPATKVAGVLAAPAGQLARVFNAYATKDAA; this is encoded by the coding sequence ATGGACCGCGCTCAAAAGCAGGCGACGATCGATACGCTCAAGGGCGTTTTCGCCGACGCCGGCGCCGTGGTCGTGACCCACAACATGGGTCTGACCGTTGCGGAAATGACTGCACTGCGTGGCCGCCTTCGTGAAGAAGGCGCCAAGTTTCAGGTGGTGAAGAACACCCTGGCCATCAAGGCTCTGGTCGGTTCGGAATCGGAAGCGGGCTCCAGCCTGTTCACCGGCCCGTCCGCCGTCGCCTATGCGGCCGATCCGGTGTCCGCCGCCAAGGTCATCACCCAGTTCGCCAAGGAAAACGACAAGCTCGTCGTCATTGGCGGCATGATGGGTGCGACCGTGCTGGACGAGACTGGTGTCAAGGCGCTCGCCGCCCTGCCGTCGCTCGACCAGCTGCGTGGCAAGATCATCGGGCTCATCCAGGCTCCCGCGACCAAGGTCGCCGGCGTTCTGGCGGCCCCGGCTGGTCAGCTGGCGCGGGTGTTCAACGCCTACGCCACCAAAGACGCCGCGTAA
- the rplL gene encoding 50S ribosomal protein L7/L12, with translation MSKLEKIADELSALTVLEAAELSKLLEEKWGVSAAAPVAMAAGPAAAAPAEAVEEQTEFTVVLTAGGDKKINVIKEVRGVRPDLGLKEAKDLVEGAPQNVVENVSKQVAEEIAKKLTEAGATVQVK, from the coding sequence ATGTCGAAGCTTGAAAAGATCGCTGACGAACTGTCGGCCCTGACCGTCCTGGAAGCCGCTGAGCTCTCCAAGCTGCTCGAAGAAAAGTGGGGCGTCTCCGCCGCCGCTCCGGTGGCCATGGCCGCTGGCCCGGCCGCTGCCGCTCCGGCCGAAGCCGTTGAAGAGCAAACCGAGTTCACCGTTGTTCTGACCGCCGGTGGCGACAAGAAGATCAACGTGATCAAGGAAGTCCGTGGCGTCCGTCCGGACCTCGGCCTGAAGGAAGCCAAGGACCTGGTCGAAGGCGCTCCGCAGAACGTCGTCGAAAACGTCTCCAAGCAAGTCGCCGAAGAGATCGCCAAGAAGCTGACCGAAGCCGGCGCCACCGTCCAGGTGAAGTAA
- a CDS encoding peptidase M61, with protein sequence MIRPLLAATLLLCASPALAQPQPLPFENTIPAARDVPYPGTMKLVVDATDLDRRIMTVKQTIPVAGPGPMVLLYPEWLPGKHAPRGELEKVAGLKITAGGKTLVWRRDPVEVFALHIDVPAGAKQVELEFQFLSATAGDQGRVVMTREMLNLQWNSTAFYPAGWFTRQIPVEATAILPEGWGYGVALDTAASKGNVHSFKTVSFETLVDSPMFAGRYYRQFDLDPGGRSPVKLNIVADRPELLEASEEQIRLHRNLVVQADRLFGTRPYDRYDFLLALTDRMGGIGLEHHRSSENGRDPEYFTSWDKNLSNRGLLPHEYTHSWNGKYRRGADLWTPDYATPMRDSLMWVYEGQTQFWGVILTARSGLVTREQALDDLAMTAAAYDHRVGRQWRDIADTTNDPIISARKPKGWLSWQRNEDYYVDGLLVWLDADSLIRERTDGKKSLDDFARAFFGGDDGSYVPRTYVFEDVVATLNAVTPYDWANFLKERIEGRGRPAPLDGIKRGGWKLAYAETPTALQKAADTAAKRHDYTYSIGLNLKASGEIQGVQWDGPAFKQGLVVGATVVAVDGEAYSEGRMKSAITRAKGGKMPIQLIVKDSERYRIVDIAWNGGLRYPRLERIEGTPDRLGDLLAAREK encoded by the coding sequence GTGATCCGACCCCTCCTCGCCGCCACCCTGCTTCTCTGCGCCAGCCCCGCCCTCGCCCAGCCGCAGCCACTGCCTTTCGAGAACACCATCCCGGCGGCCCGCGATGTTCCCTACCCCGGCACGATGAAGCTGGTCGTCGACGCCACCGATCTCGACCGCCGGATCATGACGGTGAAACAGACCATCCCCGTCGCCGGCCCGGGGCCGATGGTGCTGCTCTATCCCGAATGGCTGCCCGGCAAGCATGCCCCGCGCGGCGAGCTGGAAAAGGTGGCCGGCCTGAAGATCACCGCCGGCGGCAAGACCCTGGTCTGGCGACGCGACCCGGTGGAGGTTTTCGCCCTGCACATCGACGTGCCGGCCGGCGCCAAGCAGGTCGAGCTGGAGTTCCAGTTCCTGTCGGCCACGGCCGGCGACCAGGGCCGCGTCGTCATGACCCGCGAGATGCTGAACCTGCAGTGGAACTCCACTGCCTTCTATCCGGCCGGCTGGTTCACCCGCCAGATCCCGGTCGAGGCCACCGCCATCCTGCCGGAGGGCTGGGGCTACGGCGTCGCCCTCGATACCGCCGCCAGCAAGGGCAACGTCCACAGCTTCAAGACCGTCAGCTTCGAGACCCTGGTCGACTCGCCGATGTTCGCCGGCCGCTACTACCGCCAGTTCGATCTCGATCCGGGCGGCCGCAGCCCGGTGAAGCTGAACATCGTCGCCGACCGGCCCGAACTGCTGGAGGCCAGCGAGGAGCAGATCAGGCTGCACCGCAACCTCGTCGTCCAGGCCGACCGGCTGTTCGGAACCCGTCCCTATGACCGCTACGACTTCCTGCTGGCCCTGACCGACCGCATGGGCGGCATCGGGCTGGAGCACCACCGCTCCAGCGAGAATGGCCGCGATCCGGAGTACTTCACCAGCTGGGACAAGAATCTCTCGAACCGGGGCCTGCTGCCGCACGAGTACACCCACAGCTGGAACGGCAAGTATCGGCGCGGCGCCGATCTGTGGACCCCCGACTACGCCACCCCGATGCGCGACAGCCTGATGTGGGTCTACGAGGGCCAGACCCAGTTCTGGGGCGTGATCCTGACCGCCCGCTCGGGCCTGGTCACCCGCGAACAGGCGCTCGATGACCTGGCGATGACGGCGGCGGCCTATGACCACCGGGTCGGGCGCCAGTGGCGCGACATCGCCGACACCACCAACGATCCGATCATCAGCGCCCGCAAGCCCAAGGGCTGGCTCAGCTGGCAGCGCAACGAGGACTACTATGTCGACGGCCTGCTGGTCTGGCTGGACGCCGACAGCCTGATCCGCGAGCGCACCGACGGGAAGAAGTCGCTGGACGACTTCGCCCGCGCCTTCTTCGGCGGCGACGACGGGTCCTATGTGCCCCGGACCTACGTCTTCGAGGACGTGGTCGCGACCCTGAACGCCGTCACCCCCTACGACTGGGCGAACTTCCTGAAGGAGCGCATCGAAGGGCGCGGCCGGCCGGCGCCGCTGGACGGCATCAAGCGGGGTGGCTGGAAACTGGCCTACGCCGAGACGCCGACGGCCCTGCAGAAGGCCGCCGACACCGCCGCCAAGCGCCACGACTACACCTATTCGATCGGTCTGAACCTCAAAGCCTCTGGCGAGATCCAGGGGGTGCAGTGGGACGGGCCGGCCTTCAAGCAGGGGCTGGTGGTCGGCGCGACTGTCGTGGCCGTCGATGGCGAGGCCTACAGCGAAGGGCGCATGAAGAGCGCGATCACCCGGGCCAAGGGCGGCAAGATGCCCATCCAGCTGATCGTCAAGGACAGCGAGCGCTACCGCATCGTCGACATCGCCTGGAACGGCGGCCTTCGTTATCCGAGGCTGGAGCGGATCGAGGGCACGCCGGACCGGCTGGGGGATCTGCTAGCGGCCCGGGAGAAGTAG
- the rpoB gene encoding DNA-directed RNA polymerase subunit beta, translating to MAHSFTGKKRIRKSFGRIPEAVQMPNLIEVQRSSYEQFLQREVRHADRRDQGVEAVFKSVFPIKDFNERAVLEYVSYEFEEPKYDVEECIQRDMTFAAPLKVKLRLIVFEMEEETGAKSVKDIKEQDVYMGDIPLMTDKGTFIVNGTERVIVSQMHRSPGVFFDHDKGKTHSSGKLLFAARVIPYRGSWLDFEFDAKDIVYVRIDRRRKLPASTFLMALGMDGEEILTTFYDVVPFEKRTGAAEGWATPYKAERWRGVKPEFPLIDADTGEEVAPAGTKISARNAKKLADGGLKTLLLGPEALTGRYLARDAVNYETGEIYAEAGDELDPTVIEVLEAQGLATIDVLDIDHVTVGAYMRNTVRVDKNVTREDALFDIYRVMRPGEPPTVEAAEAMFRSLFFDSERYDLSSVGRVKMNMRLEQQTEDDLRVLRKEDVLEVLKVLVGLRDGRGEIDDIDNLGNRRVRSVGELLENQYRVGLLRMERAIKERMSSVDIDTVMPHDLINAKPAAAAVREFFGSSQLSQFMDQTNPLSEITHKRRLSALGPGGLTRERAGFEVRDVHPTHYGRICPIETPEGPNIGLINSLATHARINKYGFIESPYRRVLDGRPQEEVVYMSAMEEAKHVIAQANISITDGGITDDLVPGRTNGEPGLLQRADVDLMDVSPKQVVSVAAALIPFLENDDANRALMGSNMQRQAVPLVQSDAPLVGTGMEDVVARDSGAVVIARRTGVVEQIDGTRIVLRATNETDPTKPGVDIYRLSKFQRSNQNTCINQRPLVRVGDKINAGDIIADGPSTDLGELALGRNALVAFMPWNGYNFEDSILISERIVRDDVFTSIHIEEFEVMARDTKLGPEEITRDIPNVGEEALRNMDEAGIVAIGAEVMPGDILVGKVTPKGESPMTPEEKLLRAIFGEKASDVRDTSLRLPPGVAGTVVEVRVFNRHGVDKDERALAIERAEIDRLGKDRDDEFAILNRNMTTRLRELIVGKVAVSGPKGLGRGEVTADKLGEIAPGLWWQIALDDEKAMGELEALRRQFDEARKRLDRRFEDKVDKLQRGDELPPGVMKMVKVFVAVKRKLQPGDKMAGRHGNKGVISKILPIEDMPHLADGTAVDVVLNPLGVPSRMNVGQIFETHLGWAAAGLGKQIAGLLEAWQHGGQKAALIERLSDIYGPDVPLPEEEEELVELARNLSKGVPFATPVFDGAHIGDIEDLLESAGLARSGQSILFDGQTGEQFKRPVTVGYIYMLKLHHLVDDKIHARSIGPYSLVTQQPLGGKAQFGGQRFGEMEVWALEAYGAAYTLQEMLTVKSDDVAGRTKVYESIVRGDDTFEAGIPESFNVLVKEMRSLGLNVELENG from the coding sequence ATGGCGCACTCCTTCACCGGCAAGAAGCGGATCCGCAAATCGTTCGGCCGCATCCCCGAGGCCGTGCAGATGCCGAACCTCATCGAGGTTCAGCGGTCCTCGTACGAGCAGTTCCTCCAGCGCGAAGTCCGCCATGCGGACCGCCGCGACCAGGGCGTCGAAGCCGTCTTCAAGTCGGTCTTCCCGATCAAGGATTTCAACGAGCGCGCCGTGCTCGAGTACGTCTCCTACGAGTTCGAGGAGCCCAAGTACGACGTTGAAGAGTGCATTCAGCGCGACATGACCTTCGCCGCGCCGCTGAAGGTCAAGCTGCGCCTGATCGTGTTCGAGATGGAAGAAGAGACCGGCGCCAAGTCGGTCAAGGACATCAAGGAACAAGACGTCTACATGGGCGACATCCCGCTCATGACGGACAAGGGCACCTTCATCGTCAACGGCACCGAGCGGGTCATCGTCTCGCAGATGCACCGCTCGCCCGGCGTCTTCTTCGACCACGACAAGGGCAAGACCCACAGCTCGGGCAAGCTGCTGTTCGCCGCCCGGGTGATCCCGTACCGCGGTTCCTGGCTCGACTTCGAGTTCGACGCCAAGGACATCGTCTACGTCCGTATCGACCGCCGCCGCAAACTGCCCGCCTCCACCTTCCTGATGGCGCTGGGCATGGATGGGGAAGAGATCCTCACCACCTTCTACGACGTCGTCCCCTTCGAGAAGCGCACCGGCGCCGCCGAAGGCTGGGCCACCCCCTACAAGGCCGAGCGCTGGCGTGGTGTGAAGCCGGAATTCCCGCTGATCGACGCCGACACCGGCGAGGAAGTGGCCCCGGCCGGCACCAAGATCTCCGCCCGTAACGCCAAGAAGCTGGCCGACGGCGGCCTGAAGACCCTGCTGCTCGGTCCGGAGGCCCTGACCGGCCGTTACCTGGCCCGCGACGCCGTCAACTACGAAACCGGCGAGATCTACGCCGAGGCCGGCGACGAGCTGGACCCGACCGTGATCGAGGTTCTGGAAGCCCAGGGCCTGGCCACCATCGACGTGCTCGACATCGACCACGTCACGGTCGGCGCCTACATGCGCAACACCGTCCGCGTGGACAAGAACGTCACCCGCGAAGACGCCCTGTTCGACATCTACCGGGTCATGCGCCCGGGTGAGCCGCCGACGGTGGAAGCCGCCGAGGCCATGTTCCGCTCGCTGTTCTTCGATTCGGAGCGCTACGACCTGTCGTCGGTCGGCCGCGTGAAGATGAACATGCGCCTGGAGCAACAGACCGAGGACGACCTGCGCGTCCTGCGCAAGGAAGACGTCCTGGAAGTCCTGAAGGTCCTCGTGGGCCTGCGCGACGGCCGCGGCGAAATCGACGATATCGACAACCTCGGCAACCGCCGGGTCCGTTCGGTCGGCGAGCTGCTGGAAAACCAGTACCGCGTCGGTCTGCTGCGCATGGAACGCGCCATCAAGGAACGGATGTCGAGCGTCGACATCGACACCGTGATGCCGCACGACCTGATCAACGCCAAGCCGGCCGCGGCCGCGGTGCGTGAATTCTTCGGCTCCTCGCAGCTGTCGCAGTTCATGGACCAGACCAACCCGCTGTCGGAAATCACCCACAAGCGCCGTCTCTCGGCGCTTGGCCCGGGTGGTCTGACGCGGGAACGCGCGGGCTTCGAAGTCCGCGACGTTCACCCGACCCACTACGGCCGCATCTGCCCGATTGAAACGCCGGAAGGCCCGAACATCGGTCTGATCAACTCGCTCGCGACCCACGCGCGCATCAACAAGTACGGCTTCATCGAAAGCCCCTACCGCCGCGTGCTCGACGGCCGGCCTCAGGAAGAGGTCGTCTACATGTCGGCCATGGAAGAGGCCAAGCACGTCATCGCCCAGGCCAACATCTCCATCACCGATGGCGGCATCACCGATGATCTGGTCCCCGGCCGGACCAACGGCGAACCGGGCCTGCTGCAACGCGCCGACGTCGACCTGATGGACGTTTCGCCCAAGCAGGTCGTGTCGGTCGCCGCCGCGCTGATCCCCTTCCTCGAAAACGATGACGCCAACCGCGCCCTCATGGGTTCGAACATGCAGCGTCAGGCCGTGCCGCTCGTCCAGTCCGACGCCCCGCTCGTGGGCACCGGCATGGAAGACGTCGTGGCCCGCGATTCCGGCGCCGTGGTCATCGCCCGCCGCACCGGCGTGGTCGAGCAGATCGACGGCACGCGTATCGTTCTGCGCGCCACCAACGAAACCGACCCCACCAAGCCGGGCGTCGACATCTACCGCCTGTCGAAGTTCCAGCGTTCCAACCAGAACACCTGCATCAACCAGCGTCCGCTGGTGCGGGTGGGCGACAAGATCAACGCCGGCGACATCATCGCCGACGGCCCGTCGACCGACCTCGGTGAACTGGCTCTGGGCCGCAACGCCCTCGTCGCCTTCATGCCCTGGAACGGCTACAACTTCGAAGACTCGATCCTGATCTCCGAGCGGATCGTGCGCGATGACGTCTTCACCTCGATCCACATCGAGGAGTTCGAAGTCATGGCCCGCGACACCAAGCTGGGCCCGGAAGAGATCACCCGCGACATCCCCAACGTCGGCGAAGAAGCCCTTCGCAACATGGACGAAGCGGGCATCGTGGCGATCGGCGCCGAAGTCATGCCGGGCGACATCTTGGTCGGCAAGGTCACGCCCAAGGGCGAGAGCCCGATGACGCCGGAAGAAAAGCTCCTCCGCGCCATCTTTGGTGAAAAGGCCTCCGACGTTCGCGACACCAGCCTGCGCCTGCCCCCGGGCGTCGCCGGCACCGTCGTCGAAGTGCGGGTGTTCAACCGGCACGGCGTCGACAAGGACGAACGCGCCCTGGCGATCGAGCGGGCCGAAATCGACCGTCTGGGCAAGGACCGCGACGACGAGTTCGCCATCCTGAACCGCAACATGACCACGCGTCTGCGTGAACTGATCGTCGGCAAGGTCGCCGTCTCGGGTCCCAAGGGCCTGGGCCGCGGCGAGGTCACCGCCGACAAGCTGGGCGAAATCGCGCCGGGCCTGTGGTGGCAGATCGCCCTCGACGATGAGAAGGCCATGGGCGAGCTGGAGGCCCTGCGTCGCCAGTTCGACGAGGCCCGCAAGCGTCTGGACCGTCGCTTCGAGGACAAGGTCGACAAGCTGCAGCGCGGCGACGAACTGCCCCCCGGCGTGATGAAGATGGTCAAAGTGTTCGTGGCCGTGAAGCGCAAGCTTCAGCCCGGGGACAAGATGGCCGGCCGTCACGGCAACAAGGGGGTCATCTCCAAGATCCTGCCGATCGAGGACATGCCCCACCTGGCCGACGGCACCGCCGTCGACGTGGTGCTGAACCCGCTGGGCGTGCCCTCGCGCATGAACGTCGGCCAGATCTTCGAAACCCACCTGGGTTGGGCCGCCGCCGGTCTGGGCAAGCAGATCGCTGGTCTGCTGGAAGCCTGGCAGCACGGTGGCCAGAAGGCCGCCCTGATCGAGCGTCTGTCGGACATCTACGGTCCTGACGTGCCGCTGCCCGAGGAAGAGGAAGAGCTGGTCGAACTGGCCCGCAACCTCTCCAAGGGCGTGCCGTTCGCCACCCCGGTCTTCGACGGCGCCCACATCGGCGATATCGAGGATCTGCTGGAATCGGCGGGCCTGGCCCGTTCGGGTCAGTCGATCCTGTTCGACGGCCAGACCGGCGAGCAGTTCAAGCGTCCGGTCACGGTCGGCTACATCTACATGCTGAAGCTGCACCACCTGGTCGACGACAAGATCCACGCCCGCTCGATCGGCCCCTACAGCCTGGTCACCCAGCAGCCGCTGGGCGGCAAGGCCCAGTTCGGCGGTCAGCGCTTCGGGGAAATGGAAGTGTGGGCGCTCGAAGCCTACGGCGCCGCCTACACCCTGCAGGAAATGCTGACGGTGAAGTCGGACGACGTGGCCGGACGGACCAAGGTCTACGAAAGCATCGTCCGCGGCGACGACACCTTCGAGGCCGGCATTCCGGAAAGCTTCAACGTGCTGGTCAAGGAAATGCGGTCGCTCGGCCTCAACGTCGAGCTGGAGAACGGGTGA